A stretch of the Candidatus Saccharimonadales bacterium genome encodes the following:
- a CDS encoding CTP synthase codes for MATKPTKYIFVTGGVLSGLGKGITAASIGNLLKARGLKVNIQKCDPYLNVDAGTLNPREHGECFVTKDGAETDLDLGHYERFLDEELTQSSSLMSGRVLLKVIEDERAGKYQGRSVQIIPQVTQAIQGEIIKAGKGYDVHIVEIGGTVGDYESLSFIEAIRELGMKVGLANCLYVHVVYLPYLNTSKEIKTKPAQNSFREIRGLGISPDILVARSEEPAPVSVKSKLSLYCGVSEEAIALLPNAKSIYEVPLTLEDTGITDVLCRRLALSTGHPDGHLAAWREMTARATGERTHSVKVGVIAKYLDNQDTYMSVFEALRSAAWANDANITIDWIDAEALGKSADVSKKLAAYDGVVVPGGFGSRGVDGKIKAAQYALTNKLPYLGLCYGLHMAVIAAARNAGLRDANTTEVDPDTKHAVIGTMDGQKGKENTGGTMRLGNYNCDLAAGSMAATIYGAKHIVERHRHRYECAAKYQDQYESWGIRASGINPDNKLVEIIEADPALKHPFFMASQFHPEFKSRPTRPHPMFDGFIRCLLGTD; via the coding sequence GTGGCGACAAAGCCGACGAAGTATATCTTTGTAACTGGTGGTGTGCTTTCCGGGCTCGGCAAGGGTATCACCGCCGCTTCTATCGGAAATCTCTTGAAGGCCCGCGGGCTGAAGGTCAACATACAGAAGTGTGACCCGTATCTAAATGTCGATGCCGGGACGCTCAATCCCCGCGAACATGGCGAATGCTTCGTTACCAAAGACGGCGCTGAGACAGATCTGGACCTGGGGCACTATGAACGCTTCCTGGACGAGGAACTGACGCAGTCCAGCAGCCTGATGAGCGGCCGCGTCCTACTGAAGGTAATCGAAGATGAACGTGCCGGTAAATACCAGGGACGCAGCGTGCAGATCATTCCACAGGTCACTCAGGCTATCCAGGGCGAGATAATCAAAGCTGGCAAAGGCTATGACGTGCATATCGTCGAAATCGGCGGTACCGTCGGTGATTATGAATCACTGAGTTTTATCGAAGCTATCCGCGAACTCGGTATGAAGGTGGGCCTGGCCAACTGCCTGTACGTCCATGTGGTGTACTTGCCGTACCTGAACACCAGCAAAGAGATCAAAACCAAACCGGCTCAAAACTCATTCCGCGAAATTCGTGGGCTTGGAATCAGTCCGGATATTTTGGTTGCCCGCAGCGAAGAACCGGCCCCTGTCAGTGTCAAATCAAAACTCAGTTTATACTGCGGTGTCTCCGAAGAGGCGATTGCGCTGCTGCCAAACGCCAAGAGTATATATGAAGTACCCCTGACACTGGAAGACACTGGTATTACCGACGTCCTTTGCCGCCGGCTCGCACTAAGCACCGGCCATCCTGACGGCCATTTGGCTGCCTGGCGCGAAATGACAGCTCGGGCGACAGGCGAGCGAACGCACAGTGTCAAAGTTGGCGTTATCGCCAAATACCTCGATAATCAGGACACTTACATGTCCGTGTTTGAGGCGCTGCGCTCAGCTGCCTGGGCCAACGACGCCAACATCACTATTGACTGGATTGATGCTGAAGCGCTCGGTAAGTCTGCCGATGTATCCAAGAAGCTGGCGGCGTATGACGGCGTGGTCGTGCCTGGTGGCTTTGGCAGCCGCGGTGTCGATGGCAAGATCAAAGCCGCGCAGTATGCGCTGACCAACAAATTACCGTACCTCGGGCTGTGTTATGGCCTGCATATGGCAGTTATTGCCGCCGCCCGTAACGCTGGCCTGAGAGACGCTAACACGACTGAGGTCGACCCGGATACCAAGCATGCAGTTATCGGCACTATGGACGGCCAGAAGGGCAAGGAAAACACCGGCGGCACGATGCGCCTTGGTAATTATAACTGCGACCTGGCAGCGGGCAGCATGGCGGCGACAATCTATGGAGCTAAGCACATTGTCGAGCGGCATCGCCACCGGTATGAATGTGCTGCGAAGTACCAGGATCAATATGAGTCATGGGGTATTCGCGCCAGCGGTATCAATCCCGACAATAAACTGGTAGAAATTATCGAAGCCGATCCGGCGCTTAAACATCCATTTTTCATGGCCAGTCAGTTTCATCCGGAGTTCAAGTCCCGGCCGACAAGGCCGCATCCGATGTTTGATGGCTTCATTCGCTGCTTGCTCGGTACGGACTGA
- a CDS encoding response regulator, with protein MDTTQNQDFTSPMHPKRILLVEDDDALANVYLVRLQAEGFDVRRVANGEDALATALSYSPNLVLLDVMMPKVSGFDVLDILRNTPETRNLKIVMLTALSQESDQARAKSLGVDEYLVKSQVVIADVVDRIKQQLVS; from the coding sequence ATGGATACTACACAAAATCAGGATTTTACTTCACCAATGCACCCTAAGCGTATTCTACTCGTCGAAGACGACGATGCGCTTGCCAATGTCTATCTTGTACGCCTGCAAGCCGAAGGCTTCGATGTACGCCGTGTCGCCAACGGGGAGGATGCCCTCGCAACTGCGCTGAGCTATAGCCCGAATTTGGTGCTCCTCGATGTGATGATGCCCAAGGTCAGCGGCTTCGACGTGCTCGACATACTGCGTAACACGCCCGAAACGCGCAACCTGAAAATCGTCATGCTGACTGCGCTGAGCCAGGAAAGCGACCAGGCCCGCGCCAAAAGCCTCGGCGTCGACGAATACCTTGTCAAATCACAGGTTGTTATCGCTGATGTCGTTGACCGCATCAAGCAACAGTTAGTTAGTTAG
- a CDS encoding 50S ribosomal protein L27, with the protein MSHVKAGGTAKNTRDSPGQRLGVKVSGGQKVYTGQIIVRQIGLTKRAGDGTKLSRNFTIHAARDGVVAFQSRKVRSFTGRSIRRTEVTVV; encoded by the coding sequence ATGTCACACGTGAAAGCTGGCGGTACCGCCAAAAATACCAGAGACTCACCCGGCCAGCGTTTAGGCGTCAAGGTTTCAGGTGGCCAAAAGGTCTACACCGGACAAATCATCGTCCGCCAGATCGGCCTGACCAAGCGTGCTGGAGACGGCACCAAACTGAGCCGCAACTTCACGATTCACGCCGCCCGTGACGGCGTTGTCGCCTTCCAAAGCCGCAAAGTCCGCAGCTTCACCGGCCGCAGCATCCGCCGCACCGAAGTTACCGTCGTATAG
- a CDS encoding lysylphosphatidylglycerol synthase transmembrane domain-containing protein: protein MPTTDAAPANFFVRRWKLILNIVTVIALLVLVYAIRDQLVETIANLKYVNLWILLLIIPIEALNYHSQVKLYQQLFAIVGNKLSYKFLFKASLELNFVNHVFPSGGVSGISYFGLRLKNGQDITASKATLVQVMKVALVVLTFEVLLVLGLIILAAAGKASNLTMFVTGSLSTMLVLGTMAFSYIIGSKRRINRFFGAFTNIVNRLIQIVRPRHPETINVERARDAFDDLHENYLLFRTHYNELRWPAFWALMTSVTELAALYVVYIAFGEYVNVGAVILAYAVANFAGLVSVLPGGVGIYEALMTAVLSAGGVPAATSLPVTVMYRVINTLIQVPPGYYFYHKALHEKAPG from the coding sequence ATGCCGACGACCGATGCCGCCCCAGCCAACTTTTTTGTACGGCGCTGGAAACTTATTTTAAATATTGTCACCGTGATCGCGCTGCTTGTGCTGGTGTATGCTATTCGGGATCAGCTTGTTGAGACGATTGCCAATTTGAAGTACGTCAATTTGTGGATATTACTGCTGATTATCCCGATTGAAGCACTCAATTATCATTCACAGGTCAAGCTGTATCAGCAGCTGTTTGCCATCGTTGGCAACAAATTATCCTACAAATTTTTGTTCAAAGCGTCTCTCGAGCTAAATTTTGTCAATCACGTGTTTCCGAGCGGTGGCGTATCTGGGATATCCTACTTCGGTCTTCGTCTCAAAAACGGGCAGGATATTACCGCTAGTAAGGCGACGCTGGTGCAGGTTATGAAAGTTGCCCTAGTCGTTCTGACATTCGAAGTGCTGCTGGTACTCGGTCTGATAATACTTGCTGCAGCCGGGAAGGCGAGCAATCTGACCATGTTTGTAACTGGATCATTGTCAACGATGCTGGTACTCGGGACCATGGCGTTTAGCTATATTATCGGCAGTAAACGTCGTATAAATAGGTTCTTTGGTGCCTTTACTAATATCGTCAATCGTTTGATTCAAATTGTCCGGCCTCGGCATCCGGAAACGATCAATGTCGAACGGGCGCGTGATGCATTTGATGATCTGCATGAAAACTATTTATTGTTTAGAACTCATTACAACGAGCTTCGTTGGCCGGCATTCTGGGCGCTCATGACCAGCGTGACTGAGCTGGCAGCGCTATATGTCGTCTACATTGCATTCGGGGAATACGTTAATGTCGGCGCCGTCATTTTGGCATATGCCGTAGCGAACTTTGCCGGGCTTGTTTCAGTCCTGCCAGGCGGTGTTGGCATTTACGAGGCGCTGATGACGGCAGTACTGTCGGCTGGCGGCGTTCCGGCCGCCACAAGTCTGCCGGTGACGGTTATGTACCGAGTTATCAATACGCTCATCCAGGTACCGCCAGGCTATTATTTTTATCACAAAGCACTCCACGAAAAGGCACCAGGCTAA
- the xseA gene encoding exodeoxyribonuclease VII large subunit produces MFDDLPDVSVTVSEFVDLLNETYEFAFPSIVISGELANLRISKNKWLYFDLKDDGASVKFFGNVHQLPGPLEDGMLLNVRGTPHMHELYGFSVNVQFIQPAGKGSIRRAAELLQAKLQAEGLFDDSRKRSLPYPPRRIGLITSAQSAAYADFIKILGARWGGLAIELIDVQVQGEAAPAQIIAAIDTFNETADPPEILVMIRGGGSADDLATWSHEHVTRAVAGSRVPTLVAIGHEIDTSLAELAADSRASTPSNAAELLTPDKKVVLQTLSTLSEELYDAVQDRIHDERTAHEHILGDLTRAITGRLQWHRDQLDSTRALLAVLSPDAALKRGYAIVRDARHKALQTTSSSDLPAVGDIVHIELLHSQLSAAITSVQTLQRTGETK; encoded by the coding sequence ATGTTTGATGATTTGCCGGACGTGAGCGTGACGGTCAGCGAATTTGTTGACTTGTTAAATGAAACCTATGAATTTGCTTTCCCGAGTATTGTTATCAGCGGTGAGCTGGCCAATCTGCGGATCAGCAAAAACAAATGGCTGTATTTTGACTTAAAAGACGATGGCGCCAGCGTCAAGTTTTTTGGAAATGTTCATCAGCTGCCCGGCCCGCTGGAAGACGGCATGCTGCTCAATGTCCGCGGGACGCCGCACATGCACGAACTGTACGGCTTCAGCGTTAATGTGCAGTTCATACAGCCAGCTGGCAAAGGCTCGATTCGCCGTGCGGCGGAGCTGCTGCAGGCAAAGCTGCAGGCCGAAGGCTTGTTTGACGACAGCCGCAAGCGGTCGCTGCCATATCCACCGCGGCGCATCGGCCTGATTACTTCAGCCCAGTCAGCGGCTTATGCCGATTTTATAAAAATTTTGGGAGCCCGCTGGGGTGGGCTTGCTATCGAGCTGATTGACGTGCAGGTACAGGGTGAGGCAGCGCCAGCACAGATCATAGCTGCGATTGATACCTTCAATGAAACTGCCGATCCGCCGGAAATACTCGTGATGATCCGAGGCGGTGGCAGTGCTGATGATTTAGCGACCTGGAGTCACGAGCATGTTACCAGGGCAGTCGCTGGCAGCCGGGTGCCGACGCTCGTGGCTATTGGTCACGAAATTGATACAAGCCTGGCTGAACTGGCGGCTGACAGCCGTGCCAGCACTCCAAGTAACGCCGCCGAGCTGCTGACACCGGATAAAAAAGTAGTGCTCCAAACCCTCTCTACGTTATCGGAAGAGCTGTATGACGCGGTGCAAGATCGTATACACGATGAACGGACAGCGCATGAACATATTTTGGGGGATCTTACCCGAGCCATCACTGGCAGGCTGCAGTGGCACCGAGACCAGCTGGACAGCACTCGCGCGTTGCTTGCAGTACTCAGCCCGGACGCCGCGCTGAAGCGCGGCTACGCTATCGTACGCGACGCTCGCCACAAGGCGCTGCAGACGACGAGCAGCTCAGATCTGCCGGCGGTCGGTGATATAGTACATATAGAATTACTGCACTCGCAGTTAAGCGCGGCAATAACCAGTGTTCAGACACTGCAACGAACAGGAGAAACGAAATGA
- a CDS encoding exodeoxyribonuclease VII small subunit: MTKSRTAPASDASQPDYTELSQELAVVMEKLEQGGLDVDAAVACYDRGLQIVALLEAHLLHAENRVSELKATLGDLDDASEEE; the protein is encoded by the coding sequence ATGACCAAATCACGCACAGCTCCCGCATCAGATGCGAGCCAGCCCGACTACACGGAGCTGAGCCAAGAACTCGCCGTTGTCATGGAAAAGCTCGAACAGGGCGGGTTAGACGTTGATGCTGCGGTGGCTTGCTACGACCGCGGACTGCAAATCGTTGCGCTACTCGAAGCACATTTGTTACATGCCGAAAACCGCGTCAGCGAACTGAAGGCAACGCTCGGTGATCTCGATGACGCAAGCGAAGAAGAGTAG
- a CDS encoding class I SAM-dependent methyltransferase, producing MQLILIVGGLLAFCFGFVLLYGAPYLPTLSKQVETALDLVDLQPGDTLLELGCGDGKILIAAAARGWNVVGYELNPLLALIAWLRTRRYHKQVRIVCGNFWSREWPEAQGIFVFLLDKYMVRLDTKIAQLPTRPIKLVSFAFQIPNKTPATSRSGVYLYEYK from the coding sequence ATGCAGTTGATACTAATCGTCGGTGGTTTGCTGGCATTTTGTTTTGGTTTTGTGCTGCTGTACGGCGCACCGTATTTGCCGACGCTCAGCAAACAGGTCGAAACAGCTCTTGACCTAGTAGATCTGCAGCCTGGCGACACGCTGCTTGAGCTGGGCTGCGGTGACGGTAAGATACTCATAGCCGCTGCCGCCAGAGGCTGGAATGTAGTCGGCTATGAATTGAATCCTCTGCTGGCGCTGATCGCTTGGCTGCGTACCCGTCGCTACCACAAACAGGTGCGAATCGTTTGTGGTAACTTCTGGAGCCGCGAATGGCCGGAAGCCCAGGGAATATTTGTATTTTTACTTGATAAATATATGGTGCGGCTGGATACAAAAATTGCGCAACTACCGACGCGTCCAATCAAACTTGTCAGCTTTGCGTTCCAAATCCCAAACAAGACACCTGCAACCAGCCGGAGCGGCGTATATCTCTATGAATATAAATAA
- a CDS encoding response regulator — protein MADILLLEPDAILANLYMQAFSFSGHTVRRTVSAQDAVFQVDESMPNVIIVELQLVAHSGIEFLYELRSYHEWQHIPVLIHSCIPPTEFSDSTSLLRDKLGVKEYLYKPHTSMQKLLRSITDISPAAITA, from the coding sequence ATGGCAGACATACTATTACTCGAACCAGATGCTATTCTCGCTAATTTGTATATGCAGGCCTTTAGTTTTTCTGGACATACCGTGCGGCGGACGGTCAGTGCACAAGATGCAGTGTTTCAAGTCGATGAGAGTATGCCAAATGTTATAATCGTTGAACTGCAGCTTGTAGCGCATAGCGGTATCGAATTTTTGTATGAACTGCGCTCCTATCATGAGTGGCAGCATATCCCGGTTTTGATCCACAGCTGTATTCCGCCAACTGAATTTAGCGACAGTACGAGTCTGCTGCGCGACAAGCTGGGCGTAAAGGAGTATTTATACAAGCCGCATACCAGTATGCAAAAACTACTGCGCTCAATTACGGATATCAGCCCGGCAGCAATAACGGCGTAG
- the recO gene encoding DNA repair protein RecO, producing MKQINTQAVVLNRTEYGEADRILTLLTPDHGKLSLIAKGVRKIKSKLAGGIELFSVSDISYIQGRGTVGTLVSTRLIRHYGAIVTDVNRTMLGYELIRQLHKATEDEPELEYFELIEQAFAALDDVSIDLHLIKMWFLMQLLRIDGHTPNLQTDSTGDKLRADQKYTFSYDDMGFAAQPDAQFGADHIKFLRVGFAGNKPAVIQKITGGPQLLADLTPLLQTMATTYIRL from the coding sequence ATGAAACAAATCAACACCCAGGCCGTCGTACTCAACCGCACGGAATACGGCGAAGCTGACCGCATCCTGACGCTACTCACGCCCGACCATGGCAAGCTAAGTCTTATAGCCAAAGGCGTGCGTAAAATAAAATCGAAGTTAGCTGGCGGCATTGAGCTGTTCAGTGTCAGCGACATATCGTATATACAGGGCAGGGGTACGGTCGGCACGCTTGTCTCGACGAGGCTCATACGGCATTACGGCGCCATTGTCACCGACGTCAACCGGACGATGCTGGGCTACGAGCTGATTCGCCAGCTCCACAAAGCTACAGAGGACGAACCAGAGCTGGAATATTTCGAACTGATCGAACAGGCCTTTGCGGCACTCGACGATGTCTCGATTGACCTACATCTCATAAAAATGTGGTTTCTCATGCAGTTGTTGCGCATCGATGGACATACCCCCAATTTGCAGACTGATAGTACGGGTGACAAACTGCGCGCGGATCAAAAGTATACGTTCAGTTACGATGACATGGGTTTCGCTGCCCAGCCGGATGCTCAGTTTGGTGCCGATCATATAAAGTTCCTGCGCGTTGGTTTCGCCGGCAACAAGCCGGCAGTTATACAGAAAATTACAGGTGGTCCGCAGCTGCTGGCCGATCTAACGCCGCTGCTCCAAACTATGGCAACAACATATATCCGGCTGTAG
- a CDS encoding glycine--tRNA ligase — protein sequence MSEVKLEDIVSLCKRRGFIYPGSDVYGGLSGTWDYGPLGVALKRNIMQLWWKMFVDDAENMYGVDAAILMNQKVWQASGHVDTFTDPLVECSNCKGRFRADKIDTSKCPTCGKTGTFGPEKQFNMMFKTSVGPVSDENSISYLRPETAQGIFTNFKNVVDSLYPDMPFGIAQQGKAFRNEISPRDFIFRSREFEQMEIEYFVHPDNWESAFEEWIAKVHDWCSALGLPAESVHELEVPENDRAHYSKRTVDFEFDFPIGREELLGLAYRTDFDLMNIQNNAKKTMEYRPKDGGAPYVPHVIEPSFGLERALMAVLTAAYTEDEVNGEKRSYLKLPAHLAPVKVAVSPLLKNKPELVDKARAVYSTLKKEFGAVMWDDNGNIGKRYRRQDEIGTPYCVVIDFETLEGKEGAIDTVTVRNRDTTEQTRIHISDLRNIIKL from the coding sequence ATGAGTGAAGTAAAATTAGAAGATATTGTCAGTTTGTGTAAGCGGCGCGGGTTTATATATCCGGGCTCCGACGTCTACGGCGGTCTTAGCGGCACGTGGGACTATGGACCTCTCGGCGTTGCGCTTAAGCGTAATATTATGCAGCTGTGGTGGAAAATGTTTGTTGATGACGCCGAAAATATGTACGGTGTCGATGCGGCAATCCTGATGAATCAGAAAGTATGGCAAGCAAGTGGGCATGTCGATACATTTACCGATCCGCTCGTCGAATGTTCGAACTGCAAGGGCCGCTTCCGCGCTGACAAAATCGATACCAGCAAATGCCCGACGTGCGGCAAAACTGGAACGTTTGGTCCTGAAAAACAGTTCAACATGATGTTCAAAACGAGCGTGGGACCAGTCAGTGACGAGAATTCGATAAGTTATCTCCGTCCAGAAACTGCCCAAGGTATATTCACGAACTTCAAAAACGTTGTTGATAGTTTGTATCCTGATATGCCATTCGGTATTGCGCAACAGGGTAAGGCGTTTCGAAATGAAATCAGTCCGCGTGATTTTATATTCCGCTCGCGTGAATTTGAACAGATGGAGATTGAATATTTTGTACATCCTGATAATTGGGAATCGGCTTTTGAAGAATGGATAGCTAAGGTTCATGATTGGTGTAGTGCACTCGGCCTACCAGCCGAATCAGTCCACGAGCTTGAAGTACCGGAAAATGACCGTGCACATTACAGCAAGCGGACTGTTGACTTCGAATTTGATTTTCCTATCGGCCGTGAAGAACTACTTGGTTTGGCGTACCGGACAGATTTTGATTTGATGAATATCCAGAATAATGCCAAAAAGACTATGGAATACCGGCCCAAAGATGGCGGAGCGCCGTACGTGCCGCATGTGATTGAGCCCTCGTTTGGTTTGGAACGAGCCTTGATGGCCGTGCTGACAGCTGCGTATACAGAAGACGAAGTCAATGGGGAAAAGCGCAGCTACTTGAAACTGCCCGCACATCTCGCGCCTGTCAAAGTCGCCGTCTCGCCGCTGCTCAAGAACAAGCCCGAACTCGTCGACAAAGCACGCGCAGTATACAGCACGCTCAAAAAAGAATTTGGTGCCGTCATGTGGGATGACAATGGAAATATTGGCAAACGATACCGTCGTCAGGACGAAATCGGTACGCCGTATTGCGTGGTTATTGATTTCGAGACTTTAGAAGGCAAAGAGGGCGCAATCGATACTGTCACCGTACGCAACCGTGATACGACAGAGCAAACACGTATACATATTTCGGACCTGAGAAACATAATCAAGTTATAG
- a CDS encoding transglycosylase family protein → MRYVAITAALASGALVLALQTSPVSAISALNIKSIINKPRIAAVTAAQTQNSVPLPQASAPKETMMITVASGDNLSKIAAANNTTYQRLYYANTTVVNPDLIYPGNQLRIPDSTEELTPRPLPENAPVAVKEEVRAEAAQPVASAQAAPAYTAPAPRPVAIAAPAVSGGSVWDRLAVCEAGGNWAINTGNGYYGGLQFTLSSWAAVGGSGYPHQASREEQIMRGEMLQARQGWGAWPACTTKLGLR, encoded by the coding sequence ATGCGCTACGTCGCAATTACAGCGGCTCTTGCTAGTGGTGCCCTCGTTTTGGCATTACAGACGAGCCCAGTGTCCGCAATTAGCGCACTTAACATCAAAAGTATTATTAACAAACCGAGAATTGCAGCAGTGACAGCTGCCCAAACTCAAAACAGCGTCCCACTACCGCAAGCGTCGGCACCAAAAGAAACCATGATGATTACGGTCGCCTCTGGCGATAATCTAAGCAAGATAGCAGCAGCAAACAATACAACGTATCAGCGGCTCTACTATGCAAACACTACTGTAGTAAATCCTGATTTGATCTATCCTGGCAATCAGCTGCGAATTCCGGACAGCACCGAAGAGCTTACTCCTCGCCCGCTGCCCGAGAATGCACCGGTTGCAGTTAAGGAAGAAGTGCGAGCAGAAGCGGCACAGCCGGTAGCATCAGCCCAAGCGGCACCTGCCTACACCGCTCCGGCTCCGCGTCCGGTTGCAATAGCAGCTCCGGCAGTATCCGGCGGCAGCGTTTGGGACAGGCTGGCAGTCTGTGAAGCGGGCGGCAACTGGGCCATCAACACTGGCAATGGCTATTACGGTGGCCTGCAGTTCACTCTATCCAGCTGGGCAGCTGTTGGTGGATCTGGCTATCCACACCAGGCTAGCCGCGAAGAACAAATCATGCGCGGAGAGATGCTTCAAGCTCGTCAGGGCTGGGGCGCATGGCCAGCATGTACGACCAAGCTCGGTCTTCGCTAA
- a CDS encoding PspC domain-containing protein, whose protein sequence is MKKLYRSTDNKMIAGVCAGLAEYFNVDPVIIRIIGVCLLLPGGFPGFVPYVMLWIIMPKKPAAA, encoded by the coding sequence ATGAAGAAATTGTACCGATCAACTGATAACAAAATGATTGCCGGCGTCTGCGCCGGGCTGGCAGAATACTTTAATGTAGATCCAGTCATTATTCGAATCATCGGCGTGTGTCTGTTGCTTCCTGGCGGCTTTCCGGGCTTTGTGCCGTACGTTATGCTCTGGATAATTATGCCGAAAAAACCTGCAGCAGCGTAA
- a CDS encoding ribonuclease H, protein MKIYYTDGSASPNPGPGGFSVICDMKPVVLGGEPSGAITTNIRMEGFAIIAALKHAGGEPCEIYTDSEFWINVITKWSLAWEANGWKKKGGPIKNLDICQEVCPLYRASQAKLVWVRGHNNDPGNELADHWANEARVQHAAK, encoded by the coding sequence ATGAAAATTTACTACACCGACGGCTCAGCCAGCCCTAACCCTGGTCCCGGCGGCTTCTCGGTTATCTGCGACATGAAGCCGGTCGTGCTCGGTGGGGAACCGAGCGGCGCGATTACGACAAATATCCGCATGGAAGGCTTCGCCATTATCGCAGCACTCAAGCATGCGGGCGGCGAGCCCTGCGAAATCTATACCGATAGTGAATTTTGGATTAATGTCATCACCAAATGGTCGCTGGCGTGGGAAGCCAACGGCTGGAAGAAAAAGGGTGGCCCGATCAAAAACCTGGATATCTGCCAGGAAGTCTGTCCGCTGTACCGCGCCTCGCAGGCCAAGCTCGTCTGGGTACGCGGCCACAATAATGACCCCGGCAATGAACTGGCAGACCACTGGGCTAATGAAGCCCGCGTGCAGCATGCCGCTAAATAA
- a CDS encoding NYN domain-containing protein has protein sequence MKPAKTPNVYAFIDSQNLNVGVQKFGWKMDWQKFRKWLTDEHGVTKAFMFIGYVPEFEAMYEQLHEAGYMIVLKPTYDMTKPQPDPAVEAAKTAAAEAAGIKIEPEEKKPVKGNIDADLVLWAMKELSNYDKAILVSGDGDFYSLVEYLEGKKRLGKILTPSFQYSQLFNRYEEYIVRLDTYKRELRYYDRRKK, from the coding sequence ATGAAACCAGCAAAAACACCGAACGTGTATGCCTTTATCGACAGTCAGAACCTCAATGTGGGCGTCCAGAAGTTCGGCTGGAAAATGGATTGGCAGAAGTTTCGGAAATGGCTGACTGATGAACATGGTGTTACGAAAGCCTTTATGTTCATCGGCTACGTGCCAGAATTCGAAGCTATGTACGAACAGCTGCACGAAGCCGGCTATATGATCGTACTCAAGCCAACCTACGACATGACCAAGCCACAGCCAGATCCAGCAGTTGAAGCCGCTAAGACGGCCGCTGCGGAGGCTGCTGGCATCAAGATTGAGCCTGAGGAAAAGAAACCTGTGAAGGGCAACATCGACGCCGACCTTGTACTGTGGGCCATGAAGGAATTGTCGAACTACGACAAGGCGATCCTGGTGTCTGGCGACGGCGACTTTTATTCCCTTGTAGAGTATCTAGAAGGCAAAAAGCGCCTCGGCAAAATCCTGACGCCGAGTTTCCAGTATTCGCAGCTATTCAATCGCTACGAGGAATACATCGTTCGCCTTGATACGTACAAGCGCGAACTGCGCTACTACGACCGTCGCAAGAAATAA